A genomic segment from Bradyrhizobium sp. ISRA430 encodes:
- a CDS encoding SRPBCC family protein has product MLKAVAIFAVVIAVGLAAVLVLALTKPDMFRVERSLAVKAPAEAIYPLVADFHRWTGWSPYEGRDPAMKRSFGGTAEGKGATYAWDGNNNVGAGHMEILEANAPSKLRIKLDFERPFEGHNTAEFTFVPQGDVTLVTWAMYGPAPFLSKLMQVFINMDRMIGKDFETGLASLKKLTEK; this is encoded by the coding sequence ATGCTGAAAGCTGTTGCCATTTTCGCGGTCGTGATCGCGGTCGGCCTGGCCGCCGTCCTCGTCCTCGCGCTCACCAAGCCCGACATGTTCCGTGTCGAGCGCTCGCTCGCCGTGAAGGCGCCGGCCGAGGCGATCTATCCGCTGGTTGCCGATTTTCATCGCTGGACCGGCTGGTCGCCCTATGAAGGCCGCGATCCCGCGATGAAGCGCAGCTTCGGCGGAACTGCGGAAGGTAAGGGCGCGACCTATGCCTGGGACGGCAACAACAATGTCGGCGCCGGCCATATGGAAATCCTCGAGGCGAACGCGCCGTCAAAGCTTCGGATCAAGCTCGATTTCGAGCGGCCGTTCGAAGGTCACAACACCGCGGAGTTCACCTTTGTGCCGCAAGGTGATGTCACACTGGTCACATGGGCAATGTATGGTCCGGCACCGTTCCTGTCCAAGTTGATGCAGGTCTTCATCAACATGGACCGCATGATCGGCAAGGATTTCGAGACCGGCCTCGCCAGCCTGAAGAAGCTCACCGAGAAGTAA
- a CDS encoding RNA polymerase sigma factor produces MSETDAAWIETALTSARPQAVGALLRYFRDLDTAEEAFQNACLRALKTWPQNGPPRDPAAWLIMVGRNVAIDEVRRTRKQEPLPEDDQAISDLDDAEGELAERLDGSHYRDDILRLMFICCHPQLPATQQIALALRIVSGLTVKQIARAFLVSETAMEQRITRAKAKVAEAGVPFEAPGAVERSERLAGVAAMIYLIFNEGYSASGDTAEIRKPLCEEAIRLARLLLRLFQSEPEIMGLTALILLQHARSAARFAEDGSLILLEDQDRSLWNGTMIAEGLALIDKAMRHRRSGPYQIQAAIAALHARASTPEETDWVQIDLLYGALELVQPSPVVTLNRAVAVSKVRGPQAALDMIEPLAPKLANYFHFYGVRGAFLMQLGRNDEARVAFDRAIALANTSAEAAHIRMHLDRLIRDSQPTGTSGSSKQGAKAN; encoded by the coding sequence GTGAGCGAGACCGATGCCGCCTGGATCGAGACCGCGCTGACCTCGGCGCGACCGCAGGCGGTGGGCGCGCTGCTCCGCTATTTCCGCGATCTCGACACCGCCGAGGAGGCGTTCCAGAACGCCTGCCTGCGTGCGCTGAAAACCTGGCCGCAGAACGGACCGCCGCGCGATCCCGCCGCCTGGCTGATCATGGTCGGCCGCAACGTCGCCATCGACGAGGTGCGGCGTACCCGCAAGCAGGAGCCGCTGCCGGAGGACGACCAGGCGATCTCCGATCTCGACGATGCCGAAGGCGAGCTCGCCGAGCGGCTCGACGGCTCGCACTACCGCGACGACATCCTGCGGCTGATGTTCATCTGCTGCCATCCGCAGCTACCGGCGACGCAGCAGATCGCGCTGGCCTTGCGCATCGTCTCCGGCCTCACCGTGAAGCAGATCGCGCGCGCTTTCCTGGTCTCGGAAACGGCGATGGAGCAGCGCATCACGCGCGCCAAGGCCAAGGTCGCAGAGGCCGGCGTGCCGTTCGAGGCGCCCGGCGCGGTCGAGCGCTCGGAACGGCTCGCCGGCGTCGCGGCGATGATCTACCTGATCTTCAACGAAGGCTATTCGGCGAGCGGCGATACCGCCGAGATCAGGAAGCCGCTGTGCGAGGAAGCGATCCGGCTGGCGCGGCTCTTGCTGCGACTATTCCAGAGCGAGCCGGAGATCATGGGGCTCACGGCGCTGATCTTGTTGCAGCATGCACGCAGTGCCGCGCGCTTTGCCGAAGACGGTTCGCTGATCCTGCTGGAAGACCAGGACCGCTCGCTGTGGAACGGCACCATGATCGCGGAAGGGCTGGCGCTGATCGACAAGGCGATGCGCCACCGCCGCAGCGGCCCCTACCAGATCCAGGCGGCGATCGCTGCGCTGCATGCGCGAGCTTCGACTCCGGAGGAGACCGACTGGGTGCAGATCGACCTGCTCTATGGCGCGCTCGAACTGGTGCAGCCCTCGCCGGTGGTGACGCTCAATCGCGCAGTTGCGGTCTCGAAGGTGCGCGGGCCGCAGGCTGCGCTCGACATGATCGAGCCGCTGGCGCCGAAGCTCGCCAACTATTTCCATTTCTACGGCGTGCGCGGCGCCTTCCTGATGCAGCTCGGCCGCAACGATGAGGCCCGCGTCGCCTTCGACCGCGCCATTGCGCTCGCCAACACCTCGGCGGAAGCCGCCCACATCCGCATGCATCTCGATCGCCTGATCAGGGACAGCCAGCCGACGGGGACCAGTGGGAGTTCCAAGCAAGGCGCGAAGGCGAATTAG
- a CDS encoding YciI family protein has translation MLYAILCYHDEDFVGSWSKDQDEAVMKKLAVVQEKLTKQGRLGPVARLLPTTAAATLRKEDPPLVLDGPYAETKEQLLGFYIVDCKNLDDALDVARELGAANPGGAYEVRPVGVFRPGGNLT, from the coding sequence ATGCTCTATGCCATCCTTTGCTATCACGATGAGGACTTCGTCGGTTCCTGGAGCAAGGACCAGGACGAGGCCGTGATGAAAAAGCTCGCCGTGGTGCAGGAGAAGCTCACCAAACAGGGCCGGCTCGGGCCGGTGGCCCGACTGCTGCCGACGACTGCGGCCGCGACGCTGCGCAAGGAAGATCCGCCGCTGGTGCTCGACGGTCCCTATGCCGAAACCAAGGAGCAGTTGCTCGGTTTCTACATCGTGGACTGCAAGAATCTCGACGACGCGCTCGACGTCGCGCGCGAGCTTGGCGCGGCCAATCCCGGCGGCGCCTATGAGGTGCGCCCCGTGGGCGTGTTCAGGCCCGGAGGGAATCTGACGTGA
- a CDS encoding glyoxylate/hydroxypyruvate reductase A, producing MSKGTLAVLINSRSQNWLPARWKTRFEAVCGGRRVALLPDAGLDPSEVHYAAVWKPAPGELAAFPNLRAIFNLGAGVDAVMADRSLPDVPLVRVAVPDLTNRMTEYAVLHVLMHHRQELYLRQSQREKRWEPKYQWPASAITVGIMGLGTLGADAAVVLRRLGFRVAGWSRNPRAVEGVECFHGTAQIDAFLRATDILVCLLPLTPETHGILNRDVFAKLNRNSPLGAPVLINAGRGGLQNEADILACLDDGTLGAASLDVFVQEPLPQDSRFWTHPKLVLTPHNAADTDAEAISAYVAEQIARFEAGGVLENVVDRGRGY from the coding sequence ATGAGCAAAGGCACACTGGCCGTCCTGATCAACAGCAGGTCGCAGAACTGGCTGCCGGCGCGCTGGAAGACCCGGTTCGAGGCGGTCTGCGGCGGCCGCCGCGTCGCGCTGCTGCCCGACGCGGGGCTCGATCCGTCCGAGGTCCACTATGCCGCGGTGTGGAAGCCTGCACCGGGCGAGCTGGCCGCGTTTCCGAACCTGCGCGCAATCTTCAATCTGGGTGCCGGCGTCGATGCGGTGATGGCCGATCGCAGCCTGCCCGACGTGCCGCTGGTCCGCGTCGCCGTGCCCGATTTGACCAATCGCATGACAGAATATGCCGTGCTGCACGTGCTGATGCATCATCGCCAGGAGCTCTACTTGCGGCAATCACAGCGCGAGAAGCGCTGGGAGCCGAAATATCAGTGGCCGGCGAGCGCTATCACAGTCGGCATCATGGGATTGGGCACGCTGGGCGCGGATGCCGCCGTGGTGTTGCGGCGGCTCGGCTTTCGCGTCGCAGGCTGGAGCCGCAATCCGCGGGCCGTCGAGGGGGTCGAGTGCTTCCACGGCACCGCGCAGATCGACGCATTCCTGCGCGCGACCGACATCCTCGTCTGCCTGTTGCCGCTGACGCCGGAGACCCACGGCATCCTCAACCGCGACGTCTTTGCCAAGCTCAACCGCAACAGTCCGCTCGGAGCGCCCGTGCTGATCAATGCCGGCCGCGGCGGCCTGCAGAACGAGGCCGACATTCTGGCCTGCCTCGACGACGGCACGCTTGGCGCCGCCTCGCTCGACGTGTTCGTGCAGGAGCCGCTGCCGCAAGACAGCCGCTTCTGGACCCATCCGAAGCTGGTGCTGACCCCGCACAATGCGGCCGACACCGATGCGGAGGCGATCTCCGCCTACGTCGCCGAGCAGATCGCACGGTTCGAGGCCGGCGGCGTGCTGGAGAATGTGGTGGATCGCGGCCGGGGGTATTAG
- a CDS encoding TetR/AcrR family transcriptional regulator translates to MVQKSKEPMAAPGQPKRRGRPRAYEPDVALGKALDLFRKQGFAATSLDDLSQATGMNRPSLYGAFGDKRELYIKSYQRYREDARASMVAIFREEMPLRQRLERIFASALNIYLSGDTGPRGCFTVVTAASEAVGDPEIRAMVLDGLTELDKAFANCFRRAKEKGELPETADPAALAQLASATVHSIAIRSRARVPRKELEAIVAGAIDVMVGAGAKT, encoded by the coding sequence ATGGTACAAAAATCGAAAGAGCCGATGGCGGCACCCGGACAGCCCAAGCGCCGCGGCCGGCCGCGCGCCTATGAGCCCGACGTGGCGCTCGGGAAGGCGCTCGACCTGTTCCGCAAGCAGGGCTTTGCGGCGACCTCACTCGACGATCTCAGCCAAGCGACCGGGATGAACCGGCCGAGTCTCTATGGTGCCTTCGGCGACAAGCGCGAGCTCTACATCAAGAGCTATCAGCGCTACCGCGAGGACGCGCGCGCTTCGATGGTGGCGATCTTTCGCGAGGAGATGCCGCTGCGCCAGCGGCTGGAGCGCATCTTCGCCTCGGCACTGAACATCTATCTTTCCGGCGACACCGGCCCGCGCGGCTGCTTCACCGTGGTGACCGCAGCCTCGGAAGCCGTCGGCGATCCCGAGATTCGCGCCATGGTGCTCGACGGGCTCACCGAGCTCGACAAGGCCTTTGCCAATTGTTTCCGGAGGGCGAAGGAGAAGGGCGAGTTGCCCGAGACGGCGGATCCGGCCGCGCTGGCGCAGCTCGCCTCCGCCACCGTCCACTCGATCGCCATCCGCTCCCGCGCCCGCGTGCCGCGCAAGGAGCTGGAAGCGATCGTGGCGGGCGCGATCGACGTGATGGTGGGGGCTGGCGCCAAAACTTGA
- a CDS encoding glutathione binding-like protein: MDLYFSPLACSMATRVALYEAGAEANYLEVDPPTKKVLNDDSDFRAVNPIGLVPTLRTDEGVVLTENAAILQYVADRFPQSGIGTGPGIDRTRLHQWLCFIGTELHKGLFVPVLDRKAPQEAKAYVLEKNLSRLDYLDNYLKGRDFLLDHFSVADAYLVTVINWTMATPPIELAKWPNVKAYYERLRQRPSIAKAIAEEFELYKAEQARKKAAA; encoded by the coding sequence ATGGACCTTTATTTCTCGCCCCTCGCCTGTTCGATGGCGACCCGCGTCGCGCTGTATGAAGCCGGCGCCGAGGCGAACTATCTCGAAGTCGATCCGCCGACCAAGAAGGTGCTGAACGACGACTCCGACTTTCGCGCCGTGAATCCGATCGGCCTCGTTCCCACGCTGCGCACCGACGAGGGCGTGGTGCTGACCGAGAACGCGGCGATCCTGCAATATGTCGCCGACCGCTTTCCGCAATCCGGCATCGGCACGGGACCCGGCATCGATCGCACGCGGCTGCATCAATGGCTCTGTTTCATCGGCACCGAGCTGCACAAGGGCCTGTTCGTGCCCGTGCTCGACCGCAAGGCGCCGCAAGAGGCCAAGGCCTACGTGCTGGAGAAGAACCTGTCGCGGCTCGACTATCTCGACAATTACCTGAAGGGCCGCGACTTCCTGCTCGATCATTTCAGCGTCGCCGACGCCTATCTCGTCACGGTCATCAACTGGACCATGGCGACACCACCGATCGAGCTCGCGAAATGGCCGAACGTGAAGGCCTATTACGAGCGCCTGCGCCAGCGTCCCTCGATCGCGAAGGCGATTGCGGAAGAGTTCGAGTTGTACAAGGCCGAGCAGGCGCGGAAGAAGGCGGCGGCTTAA
- a CDS encoding transporter substrate-binding domain-containing protein, whose amino-acid sequence MKAIVPLIVGAAIGLSGPAQARTLDAIRSSGEIGLCAHPNSLPFARKAGDPPGFQVELGRALARELGVSLRLDWTITQYQMRSAGCDIVLDVIADREAQGETRLRISKPYYRTGVALAVPSSSTLTSFKSLNEATKVGVQVGSVAAMIIGQRRVPTSTFGFESDSLDAVSNHEIDAAAVTPTAASYFNLMHPDKPLRILDRDESVADLNWNVAVGMVRPDDALREAIDGALERLRNEGAIDRIYGRYGIVLQAPRS is encoded by the coding sequence ATGAAGGCAATTGTCCCGCTCATCGTCGGTGCCGCCATCGGGTTATCGGGACCGGCGCAGGCGCGAACCCTGGACGCGATCCGCTCGAGCGGCGAGATCGGGCTATGCGCGCATCCCAACTCGCTTCCCTTTGCGCGCAAGGCCGGCGATCCGCCCGGCTTTCAGGTCGAGTTGGGACGGGCGCTGGCACGCGAACTCGGCGTGTCGCTGAGACTCGACTGGACCATCACGCAGTACCAAATGCGTAGCGCCGGCTGTGACATTGTTCTGGACGTCATTGCCGATCGCGAAGCGCAAGGCGAAACCCGCTTGAGGATCTCCAAGCCCTATTATCGGACGGGCGTCGCGCTTGCGGTACCGTCATCCAGCACGCTCACCTCGTTCAAGAGCCTCAACGAGGCTACCAAGGTGGGAGTGCAGGTCGGATCTGTCGCAGCCATGATCATCGGTCAGCGGCGCGTGCCCACATCGACCTTCGGCTTCGAGAGCGACAGCCTCGACGCCGTGTCGAACCATGAGATCGATGCCGCCGCGGTCACCCCCACAGCGGCGAGCTATTTCAATCTGATGCATCCGGACAAGCCCCTGCGGATTCTCGATCGCGACGAGAGCGTGGCCGATCTCAACTGGAATGTCGCCGTCGGCATGGTCCGCCCGGATGATGCGTTGCGCGAAGCCATCGACGGAGCGCTGGAACGGCTGCGGAACGAAGGCGCGATCGATCGGATATACGGTCGCTATGGGATCGTGCTGCAAGCGCCGAGGAGCTGA
- a CDS encoding cytochrome c, producing MKSNLGTMTLLPAALAVLLACPVPVHAQSATPAPDKETFDVGQLFATTCGWCHSDGGRAAGKGPQLMNNSHDDDYLRSRIKNGKPGAMPAFGETFSDAQIDQIITYIRQLKPREG from the coding sequence GTGAAATCGAATTTGGGGACAATGACGTTACTGCCGGCGGCACTGGCCGTCTTGCTGGCATGTCCCGTGCCGGTCCATGCGCAGTCCGCCACTCCTGCGCCGGACAAGGAGACGTTCGACGTCGGGCAGTTGTTTGCAACCACCTGTGGCTGGTGTCATTCCGATGGGGGGCGCGCGGCCGGCAAGGGGCCGCAGCTCATGAATAACTCCCACGACGATGATTATCTTCGCAGCCGCATCAAGAACGGTAAGCCAGGTGCGATGCCCGCATTCGGCGAAACCTTCAGCGACGCGCAGATCGACCAGATCATCACATACATCCGGCAACTCAAGCCGCGCGAGGGCTGA